In Serinicoccus marinus DSM 15273, the genomic stretch GGCGGCAGCATGGTCGAGGTCGAGTCGCGCACGCCGAACCCGATGACCCGCTTGTTGAGCTCGCGCAGCTTGTGCACGAGCGGGGTGAAGTCGCTGTCGCCGGTGCAGATCGCGAAGGTCGTGATGTAGTCGCGCTCGTAGGCCGTCTCGATCGCGTCGACCGCCATCTTGATGTCGGCGGCGTTCTTGCGCGAGGCCCCCATGCGCTGGGTCATCTCGATCAGCTCGACGTGGTTGCGGGTGAGCATCCGGCGGTCCTCGTCGAAGTAGGACCAGTCGGCATACGCCCGCCGCGTTACCACCCGACCGCGCTCCGCCAGCGCGTCCGCGACCGGGCGCAGGTCGAAGGGCACCCCCAGGTGGTCGCGCGACCCGAGCGCGAGGTTCTCGTAGTCGATGAGCAGCGCGATCCGGTCCTCGTCATCCATGGCCCGAGGGTATGCCGTGGGCCCCGCGTGCAACCACACCGGACGTCCTGCGGGGATTCTCCGGCGTCAAGGGCACGGGGACGCGCCCCCTAGACTTGCTCCTCGGACCCACGGGGTCGGGACGCCGCCGTCCGGCCTCACCGGTACTCGTATACCCCTGCACAGGAAGTTCCATGGCTCTGCTCGTGATGAAGTTCGGCGGCTCGTCGGTCGCCGACGCCGAGGCGATGCGCCGCGTCGCCCAGCGCGTCGTCGCCGCCCACCGGGCCGGCGACCGGGTCGCCGTCGTCGTCTCCGCGATGGGCGACACGACCGACGACCTGCTGGACCTCGCCAGGGAGATCGCCTCCGGTGCTCCCCCCGAGCGCGAGATGGACATGCTCCTGTCGGCCGGTGAGCGCATCTCGATGGCGCTGCTGGCGATGGCGATCGAGCAGCTCGGCGTGCCGGCCAAGAGCTACACCGGCGCTCAGGCCGGGATGCGCACCGACACCGCGCACGGGCGCGCCCGGCTGCTCGACGTGCAGCCCGACCGCGTGCGCCGCACCCTCGACGACGGCGCGGTCGCCATCGTCGCCGGCTTCCAGGGCATCTCGACCGACGACGACATCACCACCCTCGGCCGGGGCGGCTCGGACACCACCGCGGTGGCGCTCGCCGCTGCCCTCGGTGCCGACGTGTGCGAGATCTACACCGACGTCGACGGGCTCTACACCGCCGACCCGCGCATCGTCCCCAGCGCCCGCCGCGTCACCCGCATCACCATCGAGGAGACCCTCGAGATGGCGGCGCACGGCGCCAAGATCCTGCACCTGCGCGCGGTGGAGTACGCCCGCCGCTTCCAGGTGCCGCTCCACGTCCGCAGCAGCTTCTCCGACCAGGAAGGCACCTGGATCCTGGTCGGGCGACCCCTCACGGAGGACACCATGGAAGAGCCGATCATCTCCGGCATCGCCCACGACACCTCGCTGGGCAAGATCACCGCCGTCGGCATCCCCGACCGGCCCGGTGCCGCGGCCGCGGTCATCGGCGCCGTCTCGCAGGCCGGGGTGTCGATCGACATGATCGTCCAGAACGTCTCGACGACCGACGCCGAGACCTCCGACATCTCCTTCACGCTGCCCGAGAGCGACGGCCAGACCGCGGTCGCCGCGGTGCGCGGCCTGCAGGAGCAGATGGGCTTCGCCGACGTGCTCTGGACCAGCCACGTCGGCAAGCTCTCGCTCGTCGGCGCCGGGATGCGCTCCAACCCCGCGGTCGCGAGCAAGCTCTTCTCGGCGCTCGCCGACGCGGGGGTCAACATCGAGATGATCAGCACCTCCGAGATCCGGATCTCGGTGATCTGCGACCAGAGCGACCTGCAGGAGGCGGTGCGCTCGGTGCATACCGCCTTCGACCTGGACGCCGAGGAAGAGGCCGTGGTCTACGGCGGGACGGGACGGTGAGCACCATGACCGAGGCACAGCAGCAGGACACCGGTGCGGCGGACGGGCGGCGGCTGCACGTCGCGATCGTCGGGGCGACCGGGCAGGTCGGCGCGGTCATGCGCCGGCTGCTGGCCGAGCGCGACTTTCCGGTCGCCTCGGTGCGCTACCTCGCCTCCGCCCGGTCGGCGGGGAGCACGCTCGGCTGGGCCGGGTCGGCGGCCGCCGCGCCCGGGTATGACGTCGCGCGCGACATCGAGGTCGAGGACGTCGCGACCGCGGACCTCTCGGGCATCGACGTGGCCCTCTTCTCCGCCGGCGGCGGGGCCAGCAAGGAGCACGCGCCGCGTTTCGCCGAGGCCGGCGCGGTCGTGGTCGACAACTCCTCCGCCTGGCGGATGGACGACCGGGTGCCGCTGGTCGTCAGCGAGGTCAACCCCGACGACCTGGCGCTGGCGACGGGCGAGTCCGGCCGGCGCATCGTCGCCAACCCCAA encodes the following:
- a CDS encoding aspartate kinase, whose translation is MALLVMKFGGSSVADAEAMRRVAQRVVAAHRAGDRVAVVVSAMGDTTDDLLDLAREIASGAPPEREMDMLLSAGERISMALLAMAIEQLGVPAKSYTGAQAGMRTDTAHGRARLLDVQPDRVRRTLDDGAVAIVAGFQGISTDDDITTLGRGGSDTTAVALAAALGADVCEIYTDVDGLYTADPRIVPSARRVTRITIEETLEMAAHGAKILHLRAVEYARRFQVPLHVRSSFSDQEGTWILVGRPLTEDTMEEPIISGIAHDTSLGKITAVGIPDRPGAAAAVIGAVSQAGVSIDMIVQNVSTTDAETSDISFTLPESDGQTAVAAVRGLQEQMGFADVLWTSHVGKLSLVGAGMRSNPAVASKLFSALADAGVNIEMISTSEIRISVICDQSDLQEAVRSVHTAFDLDAEEEAVVYGGTGR